A stretch of Leptolyngbyaceae cyanobacterium DNA encodes these proteins:
- a CDS encoding prolyl oligopeptidase family serine peptidase, which yields MPYSDKSLKYPKSQKVDQIDEYHGKKVADPYRWLEDPESDETKAWVEAQNQVTFEYLNEIPVREKIKQRLTQLWDYEKFSIPFKQGDRYFYFKNDGLQNQSVLYTLTSLDGEPKLLLDPNVLSEDGTVALSGIAISEDGNLMAYGLSTSGSDWQEWKVRDVETSEDISDRLNWIKFSGASWTHDNRGFFYSRYDEPNEQTKFEDVNYFQKLYYHQLGKPQSEDILIYHRPDQKEWGFSASVTEDGKYLIISVWRGTDPKNLLFYKDLTNADSEVVELINEFEASYSFIDNDGSIFWIRTDLGAPKGRIIAIDINNPSPDNWQEVIPPAEEVLEAVGLLNNQFIADYLKDARTQIKIFELDGTFVREVALPGIGSAGGFNGKRYDKETFYSFTSFTTPATIYHYDMVTDKSTVFRQPKVDFNPDDYETKQVFYPSKDGTQIPMFIVRKKGLQLDGNNPTYLYGYGGFNVSLTPSFSVSQLVWLELGGILAVANLRGGGEYGEDWHQAGTKLNKQNVFDDFIAAAEWLIANKYTSSAKLAIAGGSNGGLLVGACMTQRPDLFGAALPAVGVMDMLRFHKFTIGWAWCSEYGSPENPEEFEALYGYSPLHNLKADTAYPATLITTADRDDRVVPAHSFKFAAALQEAHEGEQPVLIRIETKAGHGAGKPTAKIIEEAADKWAFLVRTFDISS from the coding sequence ATGCCCTATTCAGATAAATCCCTCAAATACCCGAAAAGCCAGAAAGTTGACCAAATTGATGAATATCACGGTAAAAAGGTAGCTGACCCTTATCGCTGGTTGGAAGATCCCGAATCCGACGAGACAAAAGCTTGGGTGGAAGCGCAAAATCAAGTTACTTTTGAATATCTCAACGAAATCCCAGTCCGAGAAAAAATTAAGCAGCGTCTCACCCAACTTTGGGATTATGAAAAATTTAGCATTCCCTTCAAGCAAGGCGATCGCTATTTTTACTTTAAAAACGATGGTTTGCAAAACCAAAGCGTACTCTATACTTTAACTTCGCTAGATGGCGAACCAAAACTGCTGCTCGATCCGAATGTGCTTTCGGAAGACGGTACGGTTGCTTTATCGGGAATCGCCATTAGTGAAGATGGTAACCTGATGGCTTATGGTTTATCTACTTCTGGGTCTGATTGGCAAGAATGGAAAGTGCGAGATGTGGAAACAAGTGAAGACATTTCCGATCGTTTGAATTGGATTAAGTTTTCTGGCGCATCTTGGACTCACGACAATCGAGGTTTTTTCTATAGCCGCTACGACGAACCGAACGAACAAACTAAATTTGAAGACGTTAATTATTTCCAGAAACTTTACTATCACCAATTAGGAAAGCCCCAGTCTGAAGATATTTTAATTTATCATCGACCGGATCAAAAGGAATGGGGATTCAGCGCTAGCGTTACCGAAGATGGTAAGTATTTGATTATTTCGGTTTGGCGGGGAACCGACCCGAAAAATCTACTTTTTTATAAGGATTTAACTAATGCCGATTCGGAAGTAGTGGAATTAATTAACGAGTTTGAAGCTAGTTATAGCTTTATTGATAATGATGGTAGTATTTTTTGGATTCGCACCGATTTGGGTGCACCGAAAGGTCGGATTATTGCCATTGATATTAATAATCCATCTCCTGATAATTGGCAAGAAGTAATTCCCCCAGCGGAAGAAGTTTTAGAAGCAGTGGGATTGTTAAATAATCAGTTCATTGCTGATTACTTAAAAGATGCCCGCACCCAAATCAAAATATTTGAACTCGACGGTACATTTGTCAGAGAAGTAGCGTTACCGGGAATAGGTTCGGCGGGGGGATTTAATGGCAAGCGATACGATAAGGAAACTTTTTATAGTTTTACGAGTTTCACTACTCCAGCCACGATTTACCATTACGATATGGTAACGGACAAAAGCACGGTTTTCCGTCAACCAAAGGTTGATTTTAATCCGGATGATTACGAAACAAAGCAGGTTTTTTACCCTAGTAAAGATGGTACGCAAATCCCGATGTTTATCGTTCGCAAAAAGGGTTTGCAATTAGATGGTAATAATCCTACTTATCTTTATGGTTATGGTGGTTTTAATGTTTCTCTGACTCCCAGTTTTTCGGTTAGTCAATTGGTGTGGCTGGAGTTGGGGGGAATTTTAGCTGTGGCGAATCTGCGCGGTGGAGGAGAATATGGGGAGGATTGGCATCAAGCAGGAACTAAGCTGAACAAACAGAACGTGTTCGATGATTTTATCGCGGCGGCGGAGTGGTTGATTGCTAACAAGTATACTTCGTCGGCTAAATTGGCGATCGCAGGTGGCAGCAACGGCGGACTATTGGTGGGCGCTTGCATGACGCAACGCCCCGATTTGTTTGGGGCGGCGCTACCGGCAGTCGGCGTAATGGATATGTTGCGCTTCCATAAGTTTACGATCGGTTGGGCGTGGTGTTCCGAATATGGTTCGCCAGAAAACCCTGAGGAGTTTGAAGCGCTTTATGGTTATTCTCCACTGCATAACCTGAAAGCTGATACCGCTTATCCAGCTACTTTAATTACAACAGCCGATCGCGACGATCGGGTAGTACCAGCCCATAGTTTCAAATTTGCCGCTGCTTTGCAAGAAGCGCATGAAGGCGAACAACCTGTTTTAATCCGCATTGAAACGAAGGCGGGACACGGTGCTGGCAAACCTACCGCTAAAATTATCGAAGAAGCAGCAGATAAGTGGGCTTTTTTAGTACGAACTTTCGATATCAGTAGTTAG
- a CDS encoding rhomboid family intramembrane serine protease translates to MDLNYFLLWVIIFWCILMVIWLIRLPFSQIRGWVIVTGLIVAVTIWTIFVNGSIAGLVGGALWGIFILVPLMGMRKATQLISHGRYGEARKLMKSLRWLHPADGWLQQPEILRALEMGQRGEITEAFQILNRYQTNNTPVGRNATLLLYRMSSRWEELLLWVHAYVPEKALFKDTTLVSYYLRSLGETGDLNGLLYEFQRFEPFLEKIGDMATLNTIRMFVLAFGGQVEELRKLMYGPLGMFPESSRRFWLATAEMAAGNQMLGREQLLALSDGNDVTFTNAIEQRLSEPPVISAEVLTRSTKKILERVAVDLKQEGQYGNAVTLSGKKPRATLILIGINILVFLLEIRLGGSENIETLKRLGALVPAIFWNGEWWRILNATFLHFGVLHLTMNMVGLYALGSFVELSLGVWRYLVSYFVSGMGSMFVIAVVARTLQTESAMEQITVGASGAIMGMVGVMGAIMLWGWRRDKSRVAAQRLRSILFIILLQVIFDLTTPQVSIIGHNSGLALGFLIGNLLLINWRSDR, encoded by the coding sequence ATGGATTTAAATTACTTTCTGCTTTGGGTTATTATCTTTTGGTGCATCTTAATGGTGATTTGGCTAATTCGTCTTCCCTTTAGCCAAATACGCGGTTGGGTAATAGTTACTGGATTAATTGTGGCAGTAACAATATGGACGATATTTGTAAATGGCAGTATAGCTGGTTTAGTTGGTGGCGCTTTATGGGGAATTTTTATCTTAGTACCTTTAATGGGAATGCGGAAAGCTACTCAACTAATTTCTCACGGGCGTTACGGTGAAGCGCGTAAACTAATGAAAAGTTTGCGGTGGTTGCATCCTGCTGATGGTTGGTTACAACAACCAGAAATATTACGGGCTTTAGAAATGGGGCAGCGAGGGGAAATAACAGAAGCTTTCCAAATTTTAAATCGCTATCAAACTAATAATACTCCGGTCGGTCGCAATGCGACTCTTTTATTATATCGGATGAGTTCTCGCTGGGAAGAATTGCTGTTGTGGGTACACGCTTACGTGCCAGAAAAAGCTTTATTTAAAGATACGACTTTAGTTTCATATTATTTGCGGTCTTTAGGGGAAACAGGAGATTTAAATGGTTTGCTTTATGAATTTCAACGATTTGAACCTTTTCTGGAAAAAATTGGAGATATGGCGACTTTGAACACGATCAGAATGTTTGTTTTGGCGTTTGGCGGTCAAGTTGAAGAGTTACGAAAATTAATGTATGGCCCTTTAGGGATGTTTCCCGAAAGTAGTCGCAGATTTTGGTTGGCGACGGCGGAAATGGCAGCGGGTAATCAAATGTTGGGACGGGAACAATTGTTAGCTTTGTCTGATGGGAATGATGTTACTTTCACAAATGCGATCGAACAACGATTATCCGAGCCTCCGGTGATTTCCGCAGAAGTTCTTACTCGCTCAACTAAAAAAATTCTCGAGCGGGTTGCTGTCGATCTAAAGCAAGAAGGACAATATGGAAATGCAGTTACTTTAAGTGGTAAGAAACCCCGTGCTACCTTAATCCTAATAGGTATTAACATATTAGTATTTTTGTTGGAAATTCGATTAGGAGGTAGCGAAAATATAGAAACTTTAAAACGTTTAGGCGCATTAGTTCCGGCAATTTTTTGGAATGGCGAATGGTGGCGAATCTTAAATGCCACTTTTTTACATTTTGGCGTTTTGCATTTAACCATGAATATGGTCGGTCTTTATGCGCTGGGTTCTTTTGTAGAGCTTAGTTTGGGTGTTTGGCGGTATTTAGTATCCTATTTTGTAAGTGGAATGGGATCGATGTTCGTGATTGCTGTTGTCGCTAGAACATTGCAAACGGAAAGTGCAATGGAGCAAATCACTGTAGGTGCATCGGGCGCGATTATGGGTATGGTTGGGGTGATGGGAGCTATTATGCTGTGGGGTTGGCGGCGAGATAAATCTCGCGTTGCTGCTCAACGGTTGCGAAGTATTCTGTTTATTATATTGCTGCAAGTTATTTTCGATTTGACTACTCCCCAAGTGAGTATTATCGGCCATAATTCTGGTTTGGCTTTGGGATTTTTGATTGGTAATTTGTTGTTGATAAATTGGCGAAGCGATCGTTAA